TTGAAAACAACCTTTAGGGAAGCCTGCGTTCTCAAAAACCTCTTGAATCATTTCTGCAGATTTCATAACGTTTGAGGCATGTTTTAAAATTCCCACGTTACCTGCCATTAAATTAGGAGCCGCAAAGCGGAAAACTTGCCAAAATGGATAATTCCATGGCATAACCGCTAGAATTACACCTAAAGGTTGGTAATGCACATAACTGGTCTCTGCATCTGTTTCTATAATTTCATCTTGTAATTGGTTTTCTGCATTTTCTGCATAATACTCACAAGCCCAGGCGCATTTTTCAACTTCGGCAATAGCTTGAGAAATTGGTTTACCCATTTCTTTAGTTATAATTTCACCATACTTCCTTTTGTCATTTCTTAGTTCTTCCGCAGCCTTGTACATGAGCTTTGTTCGTTCTTCGTAAGAGGTCTCTTTCCAGTCAAGATAACATTCATGTGCTACTTTAACCTTACCCTCTAATTCATTATAAGTCAATTCATTAAAGTTAAACAGTTTATCTCCGTTATATGGGTTTATAGATTCCTTCATTCTATTATTTTTTAGATAATTTTAAATACTCTTCAGCAATTTTTTTACCGCTACAAAGTAACTGCTTTGTAAGAATGTTCATAACCTCGTTAAAAACTAATTTTAGCACAAAAAGGGCTGGGCGGCTTAATCCTTATCTTTATAGAAACCCGTATCATGAGTGATCGATCCCACAATCTCTTAAGTATTCGTCCTGAAATTCCATCTGCAAAAATCTCTGATAACATGAGCGAAAATGAAAGGTTTCAAAACCTAACCTTTCGCCCTATTCTAAAGCTTCAGAATTTCATGTTCATTGCCGTTTTTAAAAATTATATAGCCAAACACAAAAACAGTTTTTACGAGCTTTCACTAGAAAAACGTTTTGAGTTTATAGAGAATGCCATACAAAAGGACATTAAGTTCCGTAATTCCTTAAAAGGTATTGTAATTGGCCATTTTACCGTAGAAGAATACGAAATCTACATTAAAAACTCTTCTGCACTGAACAAGCGCATGATGAACATGGTTATAGACCGCTTAAAGGACCAAGTCCAGCTTTTTGAAGAACCTGTATTACTCTAAAAGCGATTCTCCGTTTAAATTTGTCGTTAGCACATCACTCATATAATCAAAAAAAGGTCTGATGGCTATAAATGTCTCATTAATTTCGTCAGCGAAATTTGCAGACAGCACCTGCTTGTCCGTAAACTTTCGGGTGAAAATAAATTGCTTCTTTTTAATTAAATCAATATCCTTGTGAGCCTTATCAAAGCCTTTAGGTGCAGTTTTAAGCTCATCACCTTGTAGTTCTCCCCACGCTTCCTTAAAATGCTCTTGCGAGATAATTTCCCGCATTTCTGAAGAATCTTGTTCCAATTCTTTCCGAATCCGGAGCAAATCTTCTTTGTTCGGATTCCAAAAACCCGTTGCCAAGAAGGACTCTCCCGGTTTTATATGCAAATAATAACCGCCACGCCTTTGGGCACCTGCACGGGAAAAAGAACCTGCTAGATGTGCTTTGTAAGGTGTTTTATCCTTAGAAAAACGAACATCCCTATAAATCCGGAACATTTTAGTTTTTTCAATTTCATCATGAGTGTTAAGTTTAGTGGCTACGCCTTCAAAAAATGCTTTAACGCTCTGTTCGTGACGTTTAAACTTTGGTTTGTTCTCTGTAAACCATTCTCTGTTGTTATTCTTTTTAAGCTGAATTAAAAAATTGAGTGTTTCTTTCGTAATTATGGGATCTAACATACGACCTAAATGTTGTTATTTTAGATAAAGTTAACCTTTTTACGAAATCGGCTTTTAGATTTATGAGTAATTTAGCCCTTTCAGCAATAGCATATGGACCATACTTCAATCATTGACAAAATTAACAGGCATAAGAAACAGCCTAACTTAAGATACAGGCTTAAAGAAAAAGTTGAAGAGTTTACCAATTTACTTTTCTACACACTCTTTGATATTGACACGCCTGTGGAGAAAAATTTAGACAAACTAGAGCAACTTTTTGATAGTGTAGTTGATTTAGCTTGTTGGGACATCAATAAGCCTTGTAAAAAAGTCTGGGAGAATTACGTAGAAAAACTACCTAGCATATTACAACGTCTAAATCTAGATGCAGAGGCAACAGTAAACTGTGATCCTGCATCATTATCCGTAGAGGAAGTATATATGGCCTATCCTGGTTTTTATGCCATAGCCATTTATCGTTTGGCACATGAGCTTTATTCAGAAGGTTTTCCTTTAGTACCTAGATTAATGACGGAATATGCCCATAGGCAAACAGGTGTAGATATAAACCCAGGTGCTGATATTGGAAATTCATTTCATATTGATCATGGAACAGGGGTTGTTATTGGTGAGACCGCCATTATCAAAGACCATGTAAAAATATACCAAGGGGTTACTTTGGGCGGACTTTATGTGGCCAAACATTTGCAGAGCACCAAACGGCACCCTACTATTGAAAACAATGTTACTATATACGCAAACGCAACTATTCTAGGGGGTGAAACGGTAATTGGAGAAAATTCCATTATTGGGGGTAATGCTTGGTTAACAGCATCAGTTCCTCCAAATTCAACAGTTTTTCACACACCTGAAATTAAAATAAAAACACTTCCCCATGTCTCATAGTATTTTAGACCTAATTGGTAATACCCCTTTGGTTGAATCAAAAGTATTGAACAAAAACCCTAATGTTAAGCTCTTTTTTAAAATGGAAGGGCACAATCCTGGAGGTAGTGTCAAAGATCGTGCTGCCTATAACATGATTAAAAATGGTCTTGATAGAGGAGATTTTGATAAAAGCTCTAAACTCATTGAAGCTACAAGTGGAAACACAGGTATTGCATTAGCCATGATTGCCGGTATTTACGGTTTAGATATAGAATTGGTCATGCCAGAAAAAAGTACTATTGAACGTGTACAAACAATGCGAGCATATGGAGCAAAAGTTACCCTTACCCCTGCCGGTGTTGGAATTGAAGGTGCTAGGGATTATGCCGAAGATAAAGTAAAGAATGAGGGGTATGTAATGATGAACCAGTTTTCTAATGATGATAACTGGAAAGCGCATTACCAATCTACAGGGCCGGAAATCTGGAGAGATACCGATCAAAAAATAACCCACTTTGTTTCTGCTATGGGAACTACAGGGACCATCATGGGTACCTCTACCTATTTAAAAGAACAAAATAAAGATATTCAGATTGTTGGCGTTCAACCTACCGATGATTCTAGCATTCCTGGAATTAGAAAATGGCCCAAAGAGTATTTGCCTCAGATTTTTGATGCAAAAAAAGTAGATCAAACTATAGAGGTAAGTCAAGCTGAAGCTAAAGAAATGGCCATAAGATTGGCTAAAGAAGAAGGTATATTTTCGGGAATGAGTAGCGGCGGCGCAGCAGCAGCAGCTTTACGACTAGCAGATACACTAGAAAGTGGAACTATAGTTTCCATCATTTGCGACAGAGGAGACCGATACTTATCTTCTGATTTATTCGATTAAAGCGATTGATTTAGTCTAAGGCTTTGCTCATCCCTTCTTTAAAAACCTTAAAGTCTTGGAGGTAGTTATGCCCGCCTTCTTTGATTGTGAAGAATTGTTTGTTATTTCCGGGGATGGCCGCGTAGAGTTTCTCTGCGAATTCATATGGTATGACCACATCTTCTTTTCCATGGAAAATGAAAATAGGGCACTCTACTTTTGTGATGTATTCATTAGAAGGAAATCTAAAATTGGACAACCAATCTATAGGTAGAAAGGGAAAGCGATGCTTTCCTAATGATACTGCACTGTAAAAGGGTGATTCTAAAATCAACCTGTTAGGGTTGTTTTCTGAAGCCAGCCAAGTAGCTATACCAGTGCCAAAAGAACGTCCATAAAGCAAAATTTCGTCTTCGCTATATAGTTTTTTAGCATAGTTATAAAAAAGTTGCGCATCATTATATAACGCCTGCTCACTAAGCTTTCCTGTGCTTTTCCCGTAGGTCCTGTAATCCACAAGAATAGATTCGTAACCTTTTGTTGAAAAAAGGTTCGCTACATGTATCAAATGTGAAATATTCCCGGAGTTACCATGAAAATACACAATAACCCCCTTGGCACTATCTTGTTTGATATGAACTGCATTTAAACTAGCGCCATCGTTAGTAGTAAAATTAAGTTCCTCAAAATCTTGACAAAAATCATAGGTATGGTTTAGGGGCATCGTGGAGGGAAAAAACACCAAACGTTCTTGGTAAGTGTAAGCTAGAATGGTAATTAATACATACAAAACAGCAAGTATCAATCCCCATTTCTTCAATCTGCGCATAACGGTACTTTAAATTTTGGAATCGGTTTTACAAATTACGGATAACTTTTATAAGGAACTGGGCGTTATCAAAGCCAATGTTTTCTCTTGAAATAAATCATCATACCTATAAAAAGCGTAATCATAAGTCCCCAAAAATAATAGTAACCATACTCCCATTGCAATTCTGGTATGTGTTCAAAATTCATCCCATAAATACCGGCAACAAAGGTAAGCGGAATGAATATAGAAGCCATAATCGTAAGCACTTTCATGACTTCGTTCATTTTATTACTCATATTGCTCATGTACATTTCCATAAGACTCATGGACATCTCACGGTAAATCTGAATGCTTTCATTAATTTCAAGAGAATGGTCCAGTGCATCGCGCAAAAACACTTTAGTATCCTTAGTCACCAATTCATTCTCTGAATCTATTAACCTACTGATCAATTCTTTAACAGGGAAAATCCACCTTCTAATCTTGAGTACCTCTTTTTTTACTTCCTGAATTTGCTGGGCAACCTCAGGTGTGGGATGGTCATAAACAACTTCTTCTAAACGTTCAATCTTCTCATTCAGGTGCTCCAAGACTTCAAAATAATTATCTACAATAGCATCCAACAAAGCAAAGAACAGATAATCGGCACCTCTGGTACGTATTCTACCTGACTTTGAAGTAATGCGATTTCGTACTCCCTTAAATACATCATCTTCCAACTCTTGAAAAACAAGAACACAATTTTCCATCATGACCATGGCTACATGCTCATACACAATTTGCTGTTCTTCATTGATATAAAGCATTTTAAAAACCCCAAATATATACCCTTCATACTCATCTATTTTTGGACGTTGATTGGTGTCAACAACATCCTCAAGTACTAAAGGGTTTAGACCAAATCGTTTACCTACTTTATCAATAAATATTTCATCGCTTAAACCAATGACATCTACCCAAGATATTTCCGGTGGGTCTTTGTGGGCAGCAATCTCATCAATATTGCCTGGAGTATGTTCTTTAAAACTACTCTCATTATATTCTAATATATTTACAACGGATGCTCCTCCTTCCCTCTTCCCCATATAGGTAATAGTTCCTGGGGCCTTACCCTTTTTTTTATGGAACTTAGATTTTCTTTTGGGAATGATTTTACTCAGAGGTTTTCTTCGGGCCATTCAATGATTTTTTTATAAATATAACAAGAAGTTGGTCAATTATATTTCTTGGGAATCAAAATCTAATTGGTTTAACAACAGTCCAGAACCCGGGGCCACATAGGTAAGTTGAACGGTGCTTTCTGGTTTTAGAGAGTCTTCAATATCGACCAAGGTTAAATCTCCCTTCCCCAATTGAATCAATGCTCCCATAATCATACGAATTTGATACCGCATAAACCCCTTTCCTTTAACATGTAATGCATAACTTTTTTCAGGGAAGAAATTTGCTTTTAAAAGTTTGTTTTTCTTTAGTTGGCAAGAAAGTATGGTCCGTTTGGTTTTGGTGCTTTCCTGCAAACGAGCCGTGTACGTTTTAAAATCATGCTCTCCTTCAAAAAGCTTCGCTCCTATTGTCATCTTTTCAACATTCAGCGTGTCTAAAATATTAGCTAAAAAAGGTGCACAAAACGGGTGGTTCTTTTCTCCGTAAGAAAACAAATATACATACTCTTTAATTTTAGCGTCTTGAATAATATTGAATGAACTACTAGTTTCGGATACGGTTAAAGCCCTAATATCCGGAGGGAGGTTTTTATTGAATAATTGTAGAAAACCGTCTAGGTCATCAAGAGGTTCGTCCTCTATAAAAAGTTCTGCAACCATAGCAAGAGCCGAAACTTTTGCATCAGTCCTTCCTGCTCCTAAAATTTTAAATTTCCGGTCTATCAATACAAATTTCAATGTTTTTGTTAGCATAGCCTCCACTGTTTTTTGACCTGGCTGTTTCTGCCACCCACTGTAACGGAAGCCTAAATATTGAAGGCGTATTAAATAACAATAACGGGGTATTTGCATGCAATTCTTTGTTTACGGCCAAGCTACTATTTTTTTCGTACTTTGTAGATGCCAACCAATAAAACCGACAAAAATGACTGCTAATCAAATAACCAAACCTTCCATATGGTTTTGGGCTATAAGCATATTCGCCTTTATATGGAATTTAATGGGGGTTTGTGCTTACTTAGCTGATGCTTTTATCAGTGTTGAAGAACTAGCTCTACTATCTCAAGACCAAAGATTACTTTATGAATCAAGACCTATTTGGGTAACATCTGCCTACGCAATTGCTGTCTGGGCAGGAATAATAGGGTCAATAGCACTGTTGTTCAGAAAAAAATGGTCACAATCCCTTCTTTTTATTTCCTTAATAGGAGTTCTTGCTCAAAATGTGTATCAATTTTTCCTAAGCAATACTTTTGAAGTGTATGGATCTAGCGCTATATATTTACCTGTTATGATAATTGTGGTGAGTATAGCTTTAGTTTTATTTGCAAAATATTGCTATTCTAAAGGTTGGATTTCATAATATTGTCGAAAAGAGCAAATTAGACAATAAAATAAATTGGTGTTCATAAATCTTGAATATTGATAATACCATTGTTTTGTTAAACTAAACAAAGCATATTGCGCTTTAACGATTATTTTAAATAAAGTAGGAAAAAAGACGTTTTTTAGTCTCCAAAATTAACCCCCAACCTCTGGAAAACAACTTTTTATGAAGTTTATTTTAAGAATATTTCCCTGGAAACGAACAATAAATATTTCCATAGCTGTCATAACTATACTTATTATTTTTAGCTTTTACGGACTTTACACTAATACCTTTTACCTTCTTAAACCTAACAACTATATATTTCCGTTGTTGACCTTATGTCATTTCACTTTTCTATATGTACTCTGGTTTAAAATCAAGGAAGACGAATTAACAGACCCGCAAATGCGTAATATTGAATACATATTGTATGCCGTTTTTGCCGTCTATGTGTTTAAAACAGTAGAGTCATTATATATTCTTGTTAGTTATTCCGAATTTGAAAACCATATTATTCCTGCGAGTTTTTTTCCTATTGGTATATTGATATTCTTGTTGCATTTATTTTTATTAGGTCTAACCCTATTAGCAATTAAGTACCGTAGGGATATGGTGGGAGCATATGAATTTGATGATATGAACCAACATATTGATTCTTGGGAATAAGCAATAATCCATTACAATACAAAACCCCCGTTAATTAACGGGGGTTTCTTTTTTGAACAATTGAGAAATCGTTCAAAACCTCATGACAATCTTATGGTTATTTTATTACAATCTTTTTTGTAATTGTTTTACCATTTGGCTGGCTAATTCGCAGAAGATATAAACCTCCCGGCACCGATTGCACATTGAGAGCAATTTGTTTATCCTCTACCGAACTCATTTCGCTTTTTACAGGATTGCCTGCAACGTCAAATAATGAAACTGCAACGTTTGGTGCAGTAAATTCGGGTAAGGAAACAGTTAAAACATCGGTAGCTGGTATTGGGTAAGCTTTTGAAGTCATTTCTGTAACCGGAACCTCCTTTCGTACCACTTCTATAGGGTTGGACAAGTCATAACACCCTACAAGGTCATTGGCATTAAGACCCATCTCGGCGCCTTGCAGTCCGTCCTCATAACGTAAATGCCAGATCAGACAAGTGCCCGCTCCCGCTCCATCAAAGTCCACACCTTCAACTGCAGCCATGGATGGTGGGATTCCCAATATCTTCCCTGCTTCATCGGTAATGACAAATGTGCTGTTCTTACCGGAACGCTTTCCCGTAACGGTAATTCCGCTCACCATATCCGGAGTACCGTCTACATAAAACTCGAATGGGCCACCTGTTAATGTACCCGCATCGGTTTCCGTGCGGACGACCATAATTGAATTGGATAGATCGAAGTTCCCTTTTAAGTCGTGGGCGTTCATTCCCATTTCCGCGCCTTCCAGTCCATCCTCATATCTCAAATACCAGATCAAACATGTTCCTGCTCCCGCTCCATCAAAGTTTACACCTTCCAAAGCTTCCATAGTTGGCGGAAGCCCTAATATCTTCCCTGTATCATCCGTAATAACAAAGGAACTGTTGCTTCCCATGGCGTCACCGCCCATGCTGATTCCAGAGACCATATCCTCAGTTCCGTCCACACAGAAATAAAAAGGACCACCGGAAAGCTCCCCGGCATTGACCACCATTTTCTCCTTTCGCACCACTTCTATTGGATTGGACAGGTCATAACACCCTACAAGGTCATTGGCGTTCAGCCCCATCTCAGCACCTTCCAGTCCGTCCTCGTAACGTAAATGCCAGATTAGGCAAGTGCCCGCTCCAGCTCCATCAAAGTCTACACCTTCAACTGCGGCCATGGATGGTGGGATTCCCAATATCTTCCCTGCTTCATCGGTAATGACAAATGTGCTGTTCTTACCGGAACGCTTTCCCGTAACGGCAATTCCACTGACCATATCGGGGGTGCCATCTACATAAAATTCGAATGGGCCACCTGTTAATGTACCAGCATCGGTTTCCGTGCGGACGACCATAATTGAATTCGATAAATCGAAGTTCCCTTTTAAGTCGTGGGCGTTCATTCCCATTTCCGCGCCTTCCAGTCCATCTTCATATCTCAAATACCAGATCAAACAAGTACCTGCTCCCGCTCCATCGAAGTTTACGCCTTCAACGGCATCCATGGTTGGTGGAAGCCCCAGTATCTTTCCGGCATCATCCGTAATAACAAAGGAACTGTTGCTTCCCATGGCGTCACCGCCCATGCTGATTCCAGAGACCATATCCTCAGTTCCGTCCACACAGAAATAAAAAGGACCACCGGAAAGCTCCCCGGCATTGACCACCATTTTCTCCTTTCGCACCACTTCTATTGGATTGGACAGGTCATAACACCCTACAAGGTCATTGGCATTAAGGCCCATCTCAGCACCTTGAAGTCCGTCCTCATAACGTAAATGCCAGATTAGGCAAGTGCCCGCTCCCGCTCCATCAAAGTCTACACCTTCAACTGCGGCCATGGATGGTGGGATTCCCAATATCTTCCCTTCCTCATCGGTAATGACAAAGGTGCTGTTCTTGCCTGAACGTTTTCCCGTAACGGCGATTCCGCTGACCATATCCGGAGTGCCATCTACATAAAATTCGAATGGGCCACCTGTTAATGTACCTCCGTCTGGCTGGTTCCGATACACGGTAACAGAATTGGAAAAACTGAATTCACCTTCCAACCCAGAAACATTCATGCCATCTGCCAAGCCTTCCAAGCCATCGGTATAGCTTAAATGCCATATCAAGCATGTTCCTGCTCCCGCACCGTCAAAATTAACAGCTTCCGGTTTTGGTGGCAATCCTAATATGTTACCCGCCTCATCAGTCACGACCCATTGTGAGTTTTCTCCGTTATTTCCAGAGACTTCTACCCCGGAAACGTGGTCTGGATATTTATCTCCAACGCAAAACATAAAAGGACCTCCGCTAATTTCTCCTCCTTCGGATGCTTCAGTAGTATCATTTGCTAAAATTGTTGGTGAGATGAAAAACATCACTAAAGTCAGCAAGAGTGCAGACCAATACAAAAGTGATCTGTTGTTCGCATTCAAATTAAAAAGTAGTTTTCTTTCCATAATAACGTGTTTTTAAGTTGTACCCAAACTAATTGTTATATTGAAAGGAAAAGTCACAGAAAGCTAAACTTTTCCTTTAATTCCGTGATACTTTTGTGAACTTTTACGACTTAAACGTCAGGTTATCAATAATTTTAGGGTTTCAAAGGTTATTATAGACCAATGTCTTCCCTTTATCTAATTTAGATTCTTTGTGATAACTATGTGATACTTTTTAACGTCATTCGTACTCAGAATTATGAAAGAAATATTAATTATAGAAGATGATCCAGAAATCATCAAACTGTTAGAAATCCACCTTACTGATCTCATTTATAAAACTTCAAAAGCCATGGATGGTGCTGAAGGCTTATTAATGGCGTTGAATAATGATTATGACCTTATACTATTAGATCTAACCTTACCAAGTATGGATGGGGTTGAAATTTGCAAAAAACTAAGAGTCGAAAAGAATACACCGGTAATTATGCTTACCGCAAAATCGGAAGAGATAGATCGCGTTTTAGGACTAGAAATTGGTGCGGATGACTATATCACAAAACCCTTTAGTATACGTGAGTTATTGGCTCGTATTAAAGCAGTTATGAGACGTACGGACGCACAGCAAACTAAAGCGGAAAACACGGCAACTATTGAATGTGAAGGTCTATTTATAGACATCGACAAACGGAAAGTGCTTTTAAATGATTCTAAAGTTGAACTGTCTCCAAAGGAATTTGAACTTCTGGTTTTAATGGCTTCCAATCCAGGAAGAAACTACTCAAGAACCGAACTCTTGAACATGATTTGGGGTTATAATTTTGAGGGTTATGAACATACGGTCAATTCTCATATTAATCGTCTACGAGCTAAAATTGAATCTGACATGGCAAATCCTACCTTTATTCTTACGACTTGGGGTGTGGGTTACAAGTTTAACGAAGACATTTCATTATGAGTCAAAAAGAAAAAACATTAACGCCCAAGCTAATTAAAAAACTTTGGTTGGCCTTTATCCTTCTTGTCTTATTGATGGGGGCTTCATTCATATTTATTACAGGCTATTTTGCCAATAAATATAGCCAAGAGACTACGCAACGCCTTAATGCTGATGTTGCCCATCACGTTATAGCCGAAAAGTTTAAAGACGCCTCACCATTTCTTGAAGACGGCAGTGTAAACAAGCCTCTTTTTGGTGACTTGATGCACGATATGATGGCCGTAAACCAGAGTATTGAAGTCTATTTATTGAATGAAACTGGAGAAGTTTTGTATTCCGTAGTATTAGATCATGGTGATAAAAGTTCTATCAAAAGTGTTTCTTTAACGCCTATAGAATTCTTCATTAAAAATAAAGGGGAACGTTTTGTTTTAGGTGATGACCCTAGAAATATTGGAGAGCAAAAGATATTTTCTGCTGCTCCTTACTCTGTTGATGGTCGTAACGGATTTGTTTATATTGTTCTTGCCGGCGAAAAATTCCAAGAAGTAAGTGATAACCTATTAAGTCAATATTTCACCAAATTAGGAATTGGTGCAACCTTATTGACCATGCTTTTTTCTCTGATTATTGGCCTTATTGCTATTTGGTTCTTAACCAAAAATTTGCGTTTAATTACAAAAACGGTTCGGAAATTCCATGATGGAGATTTACAAGCACGAATAGTAAATCCTGAAAAATCGGATATTGAAGTATTTGCAAACTCATTTAATGAAATGGCCGATAGTATTGTTGGGAATATGGATAAAATGCAATCTATTGATTTGTTACGAAGGGAATTAATTGCCAATGTTTCCCACGACCTTAGGACTCCCTTGGCTATTTTAAAAGGTTATATTGAAACTTTACAGATTAAAAACGATTCACTTTCCGAAATTCAAAAGCAAGAATATCTTCAAATTACTCATGATAACGTAGATAAGCTTTCCAACTTGATCAATCAACTTTTTGAATATTCTAAATTAGAGGCCGAACAAGTAACACCTGTAAAAGAACCGTTTTCCATTACAGAACTTTCTCATGATTTGATTGCGAAGTTTAGAGTGTTGGCAGAACAGAAGCAAATTAACCTTCAACTAGACAATCCTGAAGAAAACTGTATGGTCTTTGCAGATGTTAGTCTTGTGGAAAGAGCTTTACAGAACCTGATTGAAAATGCACTTAAGTACACCCAAGCGAATGGAAAGGTTACGCTATCACTTCAAAAGAAAGGAAAAAATGTTGAAATCAACATAACTGATACTGGTACCGGAATTCCTGTAAATGAACAGCCTTTTATATTTGACCGTTACAAACAGGTAGATAAAAGTGCTAAAAAGCAAGGTTATGGCCTTGGTTTGGCCATAGTTAAAAAGATAATGGATTTACATGACACCACTATTACCGTGTTGAGCAAACCTAAAGAAGGAAGTTCTTTTATCTTCAACCTTCCAGCTTATCAAGTTTAAAACAAAAGCTGAGCACTATTCGTAAGTTAACGAAGGAGTGCTCAGCTTTATCAATTTTATAAACTACGGAAATAAACAATAGTTGAGTTTGTTTTCTCAATTCACTTCACTCCTATTTTACTCCTAAATCACTGCCGTCCGTAGCTTTTCCTTTTAGGGGAGAATCTGCACTTAAAGAATAAGAGCCATCGGTGAATTTTGGGGCTAAATCCCACTGGTTTTCTACAAAATACTTCTGATCTCCTGTTACAACCATTTCATCTGAATTGCTTAGCGCATTATTACGTACTTTAACTATGGGCTCGCCCACTACCAAATGCATTTCAATGGCTTTGCTATCTTTAAAAATATTGTTCTTAATATCTGTTTCCTGCACGCCATATAAAGAGATAGCAGATTTGTATTTGTTTTTCTTTCCAAAACCTACATTATCAAACACATTGTGATCAACTTCTAGGAAAGGCCCAAAAGTACTTTCATCCTTGCCTCCTCTATACAAGCGTAATGCCGCTCCTTGTAGTTCGCTTATGGTATTGTTCTTCATGATGAAGTACTCAACGTTATACGCACCAATATCATCCGTCTCCTTATCTAGTGCTGCGATGCTACCCGTAATCTTTTTAAATGTCGAATTTTGAATGCTTATGGTATCTGCAAACGTGCCTTTTGAAACCCGTAGCACATCAAAAGAATGGTTTACGACCAAATCTTTAAACTCGCAATTATTAATGAATAATTTGTAGTTGTCATTCATGGAATTCTTACTTGTACTAATAACT
This genomic interval from Zobellia roscoffensis contains the following:
- a CDS encoding response regulator transcription factor, whose protein sequence is MKEILIIEDDPEIIKLLEIHLTDLIYKTSKAMDGAEGLLMALNNDYDLILLDLTLPSMDGVEICKKLRVEKNTPVIMLTAKSEEIDRVLGLEIGADDYITKPFSIRELLARIKAVMRRTDAQQTKAENTATIECEGLFIDIDKRKVLLNDSKVELSPKEFELLVLMASNPGRNYSRTELLNMIWGYNFEGYEHTVNSHINRLRAKIESDMANPTFILTTWGVGYKFNEDISL
- a CDS encoding sensor histidine kinase gives rise to the protein MSQKEKTLTPKLIKKLWLAFILLVLLMGASFIFITGYFANKYSQETTQRLNADVAHHVIAEKFKDASPFLEDGSVNKPLFGDLMHDMMAVNQSIEVYLLNETGEVLYSVVLDHGDKSSIKSVSLTPIEFFIKNKGERFVLGDDPRNIGEQKIFSAAPYSVDGRNGFVYIVLAGEKFQEVSDNLLSQYFTKLGIGATLLTMLFSLIIGLIAIWFLTKNLRLITKTVRKFHDGDLQARIVNPEKSDIEVFANSFNEMADSIVGNMDKMQSIDLLRRELIANVSHDLRTPLAILKGYIETLQIKNDSLSEIQKQEYLQITHDNVDKLSNLINQLFEYSKLEAEQVTPVKEPFSITELSHDLIAKFRVLAEQKQINLQLDNPEENCMVFADVSLVERALQNLIENALKYTQANGKVTLSLQKKGKNVEINITDTGTGIPVNEQPFIFDRYKQVDKSAKKQGYGLGLAIVKKIMDLHDTTITVLSKPKEGSSFIFNLPAYQV
- a CDS encoding T9SS type A sorting domain-containing protein; its protein translation is MERKLLFNLNANNRSLLYWSALLLTLVMFFISPTILANDTTEASEGGEISGGPFMFCVGDKYPDHVSGVEVSGNNGENSQWVVTDEAGNILGLPPKPEAVNFDGAGAGTCLIWHLSYTDGLEGLADGMNVSGLEGEFSFSNSVTVYRNQPDGGTLTGGPFEFYVDGTPDMVSGIAVTGKRSGKNSTFVITDEEGKILGIPPSMAAVEGVDFDGAGAGTCLIWHLRYEDGLQGAEMGLNANDLVGCYDLSNPIEVVRKEKMVVNAGELSGGPFYFCVDGTEDMVSGISMGGDAMGSNSSFVITDDAGKILGLPPTMDAVEGVNFDGAGAGTCLIWYLRYEDGLEGAEMGMNAHDLKGNFDLSNSIMVVRTETDAGTLTGGPFEFYVDGTPDMVSGIAVTGKRSGKNSTFVITDEAGKILGIPPSMAAVEGVDFDGAGAGTCLIWHLRYEDGLEGAEMGLNANDLVGCYDLSNPIEVVRKEKMVVNAGELSGGPFYFCVDGTEDMVSGISMGGDAMGSNSSFVITDDTGKILGLPPTMEALEGVNFDGAGAGTCLIWYLRYEDGLEGAEMGMNAHDLKGNFDLSNSIMVVRTETDAGTLTGGPFEFYVDGTPDMVSGITVTGKRSGKNSTFVITDEAGKILGIPPSMAAVEGVDFDGAGAGTCLIWHLRYEDGLQGAEMGLNANDLVGCYDLSNPIEVVRKEVPVTEMTSKAYPIPATDVLTVSLPEFTAPNVAVSLFDVAGNPVKSEMSSVEDKQIALNVQSVPGGLYLLRISQPNGKTITKKIVIK